One region of Halohasta litchfieldiae genomic DNA includes:
- a CDS encoding SpoVR family protein, whose product MKDERLDARRIAAGLDESVSEAANLARKLGLDPYPVNYWIVDHDEMNELIAYSGFQDRYPHWRWGMAYDRQQKKDQFGMGKAFEIVNNDNPSHAFLQESNTMADQKAVITHVEAHADFFANNSWFGLYSDRGVDGSDPDAAAMLERHGEAIAQYMDDPDIERTEVERLIDAVLCIEDTIDQHRTLAAADSDDADHDLEDIHDRLDQLGLSEDVRQQVFDEEWLEARAAADEAAGIDDPRLDVIAFLRDHGKRFDAEAGKAVDREEWETDVIERLREESYYFAAQKMTKVMNEGWAAYWESLMMGDERFAGTDEFITYADHQARVLGSPGLNPYKLGKELWDHLENTTNRQEVADKLLRVEGITWRNFKETVDFDEIAALLAPDPVIAGVDTERLDELAEMADEGDPRIDAEAVDRAIATRDGELDSDDPEAIDVDRYPWKVLTYEGLAERHFSLAKRQNRGFIKRVDRSELEQLARYMFDDEKYVTVEEAIADVDYSAGWDRMREVRESHNDVTFIDEFLTGEFVLHNNYFTYEYSHAGGEYRVASTAAEDVKTKLLLQFTNFGKPSIAVYDGNFDNKGELLLGHRYNGVALDIGEAKDVLERVFDLWGRPVNLMTIRTEYDDHELEVARRRGREPEGTEVGIRIRFDGTGFEEHNLEPELADAIEASEVDYDTKPDEWLA is encoded by the coding sequence ATGAAAGACGAACGATTAGACGCCAGGCGGATCGCCGCCGGGCTCGACGAGTCGGTGTCCGAAGCAGCCAATCTGGCACGCAAACTTGGACTCGATCCCTACCCGGTGAACTACTGGATCGTCGACCACGACGAAATGAACGAACTCATCGCCTACAGCGGGTTCCAAGATCGCTACCCACACTGGCGATGGGGAATGGCCTACGACCGCCAACAGAAGAAAGACCAGTTCGGGATGGGCAAGGCCTTCGAGATTGTCAACAACGACAATCCCTCGCATGCCTTCCTGCAGGAGTCCAACACGATGGCCGACCAGAAGGCGGTCATCACCCACGTTGAAGCCCACGCCGACTTCTTCGCCAACAACAGTTGGTTCGGCCTCTACAGCGACCGCGGGGTCGACGGCAGCGATCCGGACGCCGCGGCCATGCTCGAACGCCACGGTGAGGCCATCGCCCAGTATATGGACGATCCCGATATCGAGCGCACGGAGGTCGAGCGGTTGATCGATGCGGTACTCTGTATCGAGGACACCATCGATCAACATCGGACACTTGCGGCCGCAGACAGCGACGACGCCGATCACGATCTCGAAGACATCCACGATAGGCTCGATCAGCTCGGCCTGTCGGAGGACGTCCGCCAGCAGGTCTTCGACGAGGAGTGGCTCGAAGCGCGAGCCGCAGCCGACGAGGCCGCCGGGATCGACGACCCACGGCTCGACGTAATCGCGTTCCTCAGAGACCACGGCAAGCGCTTCGATGCGGAGGCCGGGAAGGCCGTCGACCGCGAGGAATGGGAGACCGACGTCATCGAACGGCTGCGCGAGGAGTCGTACTACTTCGCGGCCCAAAAAATGACCAAGGTGATGAACGAGGGGTGGGCCGCCTACTGGGAGTCGCTGATGATGGGCGACGAACGGTTCGCTGGCACTGATGAGTTCATCACCTACGCCGACCACCAGGCCCGCGTCCTTGGGTCGCCAGGGCTCAACCCCTACAAACTGGGCAAGGAGCTGTGGGATCATCTCGAAAACACGACCAACCGGCAAGAGGTTGCCGACAAACTGCTCCGCGTCGAAGGGATCACGTGGCGCAACTTCAAAGAGACAGTCGACTTCGATGAGATCGCTGCACTGCTGGCTCCCGATCCAGTGATCGCTGGCGTCGACACCGAGCGACTCGACGAACTGGCCGAGATGGCCGACGAAGGCGACCCGCGAATCGACGCTGAGGCAGTCGACCGTGCGATTGCAACCCGAGATGGTGAACTCGACAGCGACGATCCCGAGGCCATCGACGTCGACCGCTATCCGTGGAAAGTCCTCACCTACGAGGGGTTGGCCGAACGCCACTTCTCGCTGGCCAAACGGCAGAACCGGGGGTTCATCAAGCGGGTCGACCGCTCGGAACTCGAACAGCTAGCACGCTATATGTTCGACGACGAGAAGTACGTGACTGTCGAAGAAGCGATTGCGGACGTCGACTACAGCGCTGGCTGGGACCGGATGCGCGAAGTTCGCGAAAGTCACAACGACGTGACGTTCATCGACGAGTTCCTCACCGGCGAGTTCGTCCTCCACAACAACTACTTCACCTACGAGTACTCCCACGCCGGCGGCGAGTATCGCGTGGCAAGTACGGCCGCCGAGGACGTCAAAACAAAGCTCCTGTTGCAGTTCACCAACTTCGGTAAACCCTCGATTGCGGTGTACGACGGCAACTTCGACAACAAGGGCGAACTCCTCCTTGGCCACCGGTACAACGGGGTCGCCCTCGACATCGGCGAGGCCAAAGACGTGCTCGAACGCGTGTTCGATCTTTGGGGTCGACCGGTGAACCTGATGACCATCCGTACCGAGTACGACGACCACGAACTGGAGGTCGCTCGCAGGCGGGGCCGGGAACCCGAAGGCACCGAGGTCGGAATCCGAATCCGGTTCGACGGAACCGGGTTTGAGGAACACAACCTAGAGCCGGAACTCGCGGATGCAATCGAGGCCAGCGAGGTCGACTACGACACCAAGCCCGACGAATGGCTGGCGTAG
- the gcvPB gene encoding aminomethyl-transferring glycine dehydrogenase subunit GcvPB has translation MIYDQAQYTEDDAKHEPLLSEKDTSTVEISGKDESPLPDDLTRDYLTLPSLSEPELARHYTRLSQMNWSIDSGPYPLGSCTMKYNPKFTEDVAADPNAAIHPDRSARSAQGNLGLLHGLQEYLATIGGMDAVTLQPPAGAAGEFTGILIAKAYHEHHGNDRSEVIIPASAHGTNFATAAMAGYDVVELPSDEGGRVDLEALKAAVSDETAALMLTNPNTVGLFERDIVEIAETVHDVGGLLYYDGANLNALLGRGRPGDMGFDIMHYNVHKTFATPHGGGGPGAGPVGVVDDLAAFLPTPRVRETDDGDYERFEPAQSIGKVHGFAGNWLVVVKAYAYIARLGDAGLSDASAKAVLNANYLAEQLEMDVPYGPFHHEFAATAGDRDAADIAKRMLDFGVHPPTTKWPEMVPEAMLTEPTEIESRRTLDTLAEAFNNAYSDTDEAIETAPSRTTAGRIDQVDAARNPRLSWQALDE, from the coding sequence ATGATCTACGACCAAGCCCAATACACCGAAGACGACGCAAAACACGAACCACTGTTGTCGGAAAAGGACACGTCGACTGTCGAGATCAGCGGCAAAGACGAGTCGCCGCTTCCGGACGACCTCACTCGTGACTATCTCACCCTGCCATCGCTCTCGGAGCCGGAGTTAGCCCGTCACTACACCCGCCTTTCCCAGATGAACTGGAGCATCGACAGCGGCCCCTATCCGCTCGGCTCCTGTACGATGAAATATAACCCCAAGTTCACCGAGGACGTCGCCGCCGACCCGAACGCGGCGATCCACCCCGACCGTTCGGCGCGGAGCGCACAGGGGAACCTCGGCCTGCTTCACGGTCTGCAGGAGTACCTCGCAACCATCGGTGGGATGGACGCAGTCACGCTCCAGCCACCCGCCGGAGCCGCAGGCGAGTTCACGGGAATCCTCATCGCGAAAGCCTACCACGAACACCACGGCAACGACCGCAGCGAGGTCATCATCCCGGCGTCGGCCCACGGTACTAACTTCGCCACCGCGGCGATGGCGGGCTACGACGTGGTTGAACTCCCCTCCGACGAGGGCGGGCGTGTCGACCTCGAAGCGCTGAAAGCTGCCGTCTCCGATGAGACTGCCGCGCTGATGTTGACCAATCCCAACACGGTCGGCCTCTTCGAGCGCGATATCGTCGAAATCGCCGAGACGGTTCACGACGTGGGTGGCCTACTCTACTACGACGGTGCGAACCTCAACGCCCTCCTCGGCAGGGGACGCCCCGGCGATATGGGGTTCGATATTATGCACTACAACGTCCACAAGACGTTTGCAACGCCCCACGGCGGCGGCGGGCCGGGAGCCGGACCAGTGGGCGTGGTCGACGATCTCGCCGCGTTCCTCCCGACGCCCCGCGTTCGAGAAACCGATGACGGCGACTACGAGCGCTTCGAGCCGGCCCAATCAATCGGCAAGGTCCACGGTTTCGCGGGCAACTGGCTCGTGGTAGTCAAAGCCTACGCCTACATCGCCCGGCTGGGCGACGCGGGACTGTCAGACGCGAGCGCCAAGGCCGTGTTAAATGCCAACTACCTCGCCGAGCAGTTGGAGATGGACGTGCCATACGGTCCGTTCCACCACGAGTTCGCCGCAACCGCGGGCGACCGTGATGCCGCCGATATCGCCAAGCGAATGTTGGACTTTGGTGTCCATCCGCCGACGACCAAATGGCCCGAGATGGTTCCGGAGGCAATGTTGACCGAGCCGACCGAGATCGAGAGTCGACGGACTCTCGACACGCTCGCCGAGGCGTTCAACAACGCCTACAGTGACACTGACGAGGCAATCGAAACCGCACCGTCACGGACCACTGCGGGTCGGATCGATCAGGTCGACGCCGCCCGAAACCCGCGGCTCTCCTGGCAGGCACTCGACGAGTAA
- the gcvPA gene encoding aminomethyl-transferring glycine dehydrogenase subunit GcvPA, with protein sequence MTDTDGSPFAPHTAEETAAMLDSVGVDTEADLFDIPDEVAFDGNFGIEPRSEQAIRGEMQRLFARNDDLTEFMGRGHYSHYVPSLVDHLSDRAEFLTSYTQYQPEITQGFLQALFEYQSMLVELTGLPVANCSMYDGATALAEAALLADRVRETSGQTILVPELLREGKRSVLENYVDGAGLSVESYPMDDGNVDREALVDLAGEETVMIYAENPTVRGTIEEGLSEIGELATDTEAVFCLGSDLVALSLLEEPASVGADVVVGEADVLGLPTSYGMGLGIFATSDRFLRQVPGRLVGVGSDVDKRRAYTLTLQTREQHIRKERATSNICTNQAWVALRAAIHIASLGPDGLVDLAEDCVRDAAALAERVDDIEGYQAPIHDRHHFREFVVHTDQPAAAITADVEAEGYAIHAIEDHLLQICLTETTSHATDGLVDALQEAA encoded by the coding sequence ATGACAGATACAGACGGCAGCCCGTTTGCACCGCACACGGCCGAGGAAACCGCCGCCATGCTCGATTCGGTCGGCGTCGACACCGAAGCCGACCTCTTCGATATTCCCGACGAGGTGGCCTTCGACGGCAACTTCGGTATCGAACCCCGGAGCGAGCAGGCGATTCGCGGTGAGATGCAGCGACTGTTCGCCCGCAACGACGACCTCACCGAGTTCATGGGACGGGGCCACTACAGCCACTACGTCCCCTCGCTTGTCGACCACCTCTCGGATCGCGCGGAGTTCCTCACCAGCTACACCCAGTACCAACCCGAGATCACACAGGGCTTCCTCCAAGCCCTCTTCGAGTACCAATCAATGCTGGTCGAACTCACTGGCCTGCCGGTTGCCAACTGTTCGATGTACGACGGCGCAACTGCACTCGCGGAGGCCGCCCTGCTGGCCGACCGTGTTCGAGAGACCAGCGGCCAAACGATTCTCGTACCTGAACTGCTCCGCGAGGGCAAGCGGTCGGTGCTCGAAAACTACGTCGACGGTGCGGGACTCAGTGTCGAATCCTATCCGATGGATGATGGCAACGTCGACCGCGAAGCCCTCGTCGACCTCGCTGGCGAGGAGACGGTCATGATCTACGCCGAGAACCCGACCGTTCGCGGCACCATCGAGGAAGGGCTCAGCGAGATCGGCGAGCTCGCCACCGACACTGAGGCGGTGTTCTGTCTCGGCTCGGATCTCGTTGCGCTCTCGTTGCTTGAAGAGCCTGCCAGCGTCGGTGCTGACGTGGTCGTTGGCGAGGCCGATGTGCTCGGTCTCCCGACCAGCTACGGAATGGGGCTCGGAATCTTTGCGACCAGTGATCGGTTCCTCCGGCAGGTTCCGGGTCGACTCGTCGGTGTCGGCAGTGATGTCGACAAGCGCCGAGCCTACACGCTCACGCTCCAGACCCGCGAACAGCACATCCGCAAGGAGCGGGCGACCTCCAACATCTGTACGAATCAGGCGTGGGTCGCGCTCCGTGCGGCGATACATATCGCCTCGCTCGGTCCCGATGGACTGGTCGACCTCGCCGAGGACTGCGTTCGAGATGCCGCGGCGCTGGCAGAGCGCGTCGACGACATAGAGGGGTATCAAGCCCCAATCCACGACCGACACCACTTCCGTGAGTTCGTGGTACACACCGATCAGCCAGCAGCGGCGATCACTGCAGACGTCGAGGCCGAAGGGTACGCGATCCACGCTATCGAGGACCACCTGCTCCAGATCTGTCTCACCGAGACCACTTCCCACGCGACCGATGGGTTAGTCGACGCCTTACAGGAGGCCGCCTGA
- the gcvH gene encoding glycine cleavage system protein GcvH, which translates to MSFDVPDDLSYLESHEWTTTDDETVRIGVSDFAQDELGDVVFVELPAVGDEIDAGSAFGVVESIKAVSDLYAPISGAVTAVNEDLFDQPELVNDDPFGDGWMLEVDPSDDSEFDDLLSADEYRDQIA; encoded by the coding sequence ATGAGTTTTGATGTACCCGACGACCTGAGCTATCTCGAATCGCACGAGTGGACGACAACGGATGACGAGACGGTCCGGATCGGGGTTTCCGATTTCGCCCAAGACGAACTGGGCGATGTCGTCTTCGTCGAACTGCCCGCCGTCGGCGACGAGATCGACGCCGGGTCGGCCTTCGGTGTCGTCGAATCCATTAAAGCCGTTTCGGACCTCTATGCCCCGATTTCGGGCGCAGTGACCGCGGTCAACGAAGATCTCTTCGACCAACCCGAACTCGTCAACGACGACCCGTTCGGCGATGGCTGGATGCTTGAAGTCGACCCCAGCGACGACAGCGAGTTCGACGACCTGCTTTCGGCCGACGAGTATCGTGACCAGATTGCATAA
- the gcvT gene encoding glycine cleavage system aminomethyltransferase GcvT, with amino-acid sequence MARRHPPLAERHTAHGASVTEFGGWEMPVEFDSIKTEHAAVRDHVGIFDVSHMSEIEVTGRDATQLMDRLTTNDVASLSPGRAQYACITREDGVILDDTVVYRLPDREGEAAYLFIPNAGHDSQFTEWWIDHRDEWGLTASVDNVTEQWAMFAVQGPEAPAHVAAAADDSILDLSRFEHTRGEIAGVDCRIARTGYTGEDGFEILCPTADAEAVWTAFDCQPCGLGARDTLRIEMGFLLSGQDFDPTEEPRTPYEADIAFTVDLDTDFVGRDALADLQEQGVDQTFVGVTMLERGVPRNGYQLVDEAGEEIGTLTSGTMSPTLSEGIGLGYVDIEHATPDESVSIVVRGTEKRAELTALPFVSK; translated from the coding sequence ATGGCCCGACGACACCCGCCGCTCGCGGAGCGACATACGGCCCACGGCGCGTCGGTCACCGAGTTCGGTGGCTGGGAGATGCCCGTCGAGTTCGACTCGATCAAAACCGAACATGCGGCCGTCCGCGACCATGTCGGTATTTTCGATGTCTCACACATGAGTGAGATCGAAGTCACCGGTCGGGATGCAACCCAACTGATGGACCGACTGACGACCAACGACGTGGCGTCGCTCTCGCCGGGGAGGGCCCAGTACGCCTGTATCACCCGCGAAGACGGCGTCATCCTCGACGATACTGTGGTCTACCGACTCCCCGACCGCGAGGGCGAGGCGGCCTACCTGTTCATCCCGAACGCGGGCCACGACAGCCAGTTCACAGAGTGGTGGATCGACCACCGCGACGAGTGGGGGCTTACAGCCAGCGTCGACAATGTCACCGAGCAGTGGGCGATGTTCGCTGTTCAGGGGCCCGAGGCTCCCGCCCACGTCGCGGCGGCCGCAGACGACTCGATTCTCGACCTCTCGCGGTTCGAACACACCAGAGGCGAGATTGCCGGCGTCGACTGCCGGATCGCCCGAACCGGCTACACCGGCGAGGACGGGTTTGAAATCCTCTGTCCGACCGCCGACGCCGAGGCCGTCTGGACCGCCTTCGACTGCCAGCCTTGTGGACTGGGTGCCCGCGACACCCTCCGCATCGAGATGGGTTTTCTCCTCTCAGGGCAGGATTTCGATCCCACCGAGGAGCCACGGACCCCCTACGAGGCCGATATTGCCTTTACGGTCGACCTCGATACCGACTTTGTCGGCCGCGATGCGCTCGCGGACCTGCAAGAACAGGGCGTCGACCAGACGTTCGTCGGCGTCACCATGCTTGAACGGGGCGTTCCCCGAAACGGTTACCAACTGGTCGACGAGGCAGGCGAAGAGATCGGCACGCTGACCTCCGGCACGATGAGTCCGACACTCTCCGAGGGGATCGGCCTCGGCTATGTCGACATCGAACACGCCACGCCCGACGAGTCAGTCAGTATCGTCGTCCGCGGCACCGAAAAACGGGCCGAACTCACCGCCCTGCCGTTCGTTTCGAAGTAG
- a CDS encoding NYN domain-containing protein — MSSAREESFDGVGLFVDGPNMLRDEFDVDLDDIREAAAETGRLATTRLYVDEHATPGLIQAAEARGFEVIVTSGDVDVKLAVDAARFAVEHRGDTLAIASRDTDFKPVLEVANNSGLRTLAIAPGKHGRSDALRNAATESITLEDEE; from the coding sequence ATGTCGTCTGCACGTGAGGAGAGTTTCGATGGAGTTGGGCTGTTCGTCGACGGGCCGAACATGCTTCGAGACGAGTTCGACGTCGACCTCGATGATATCCGGGAGGCCGCCGCCGAGACGGGGCGGCTCGCGACTACTCGGCTCTATGTCGACGAACACGCCACCCCCGGACTGATTCAGGCCGCCGAAGCCCGCGGGTTTGAGGTTATCGTCACCAGCGGCGATGTCGACGTCAAGCTCGCGGTCGACGCCGCTCGCTTCGCGGTCGAACACCGCGGCGATACGCTCGCTATCGCCTCTCGAGACACCGATTTCAAACCCGTCCTCGAAGTCGCAAACAACAGTGGGCTCCGGACGCTGGCGATTGCCCCCGGCAAACACGGCCGATCCGACGCGCTCCGCAACGCCGCTACTGAGAGTATAACGCTGGAAGATGAAGAGTAG